In the Populus trichocarpa isolate Nisqually-1 chromosome 1, P.trichocarpa_v4.1, whole genome shotgun sequence genome, one interval contains:
- the LOC18095426 gene encoding probable leucine-rich repeat receptor-like serine/threonine-protein kinase At3g14840 isoform X1: protein MSFSRLLFASLVAFCLATFASGATRLPDDEVEALRDMAKTIGKTNWNFSADPCGGQWGWVDPNPVKGNENAVSCDCTFSNGTICHVISIVLKTQNLEGSLPRDLGRFPYLQEIDLSRNYLNGTIPAEWGATPLATISIIGNRLTGPIPKEIGNISTLANFTVEFNQLSGVLPPELGNLTRLEKMHLSSNNFTGQLPTTFENLTTMKDFRIGDNSFTGQIPNLIQKWTNLEKLVIQGSGLSGPIPSGIALLEKMVDLRISDLQGNGTEAPFPPLTNMKKLKTLILRSCNIIGPLPDFVGELLKLTTLDLSFNKLIGEIPSNFSGLRKVDYIYLTGNQLNGTVPDWIIKDGESVDLSYNNFRNESSCLQRTVNLFGSASMGNVSGSTVPCLRSFHCPKQFYSLHINCGGKEANIEGNIYEDDTDPAGSSRFYQSRTNWGVSTTGHFMDDARSSDSYTWTNATKLSANTSSLYMDARLSPISLTYYGFCMGSGSYTVTLHFAEIMFTDDKTHSSLGRRFFDIYIQGKLVQKDFSIQEEAGGVGKAIIKNFTAIVTGNALEIRFYWAGKGTTAVPVRGVYGPLISAISVTPDFVPPSENSSSNGTSAGTVAGIVAAVVVVIFLILGILWWKGCLGQKISMRHDLKGLELKTGSFTLRQIKAATNNFDPANKIGEGGFGPVYKGVLSDGTVIAVKQLSSKSKQGNREFVNEIGMISALQHPHLVKLHGCCIEGNQLLLVYEYMENNSLARALFGREEYQLNLDWATRHKICVGIAKGLAYLHEESRLKIVHRDIKATNVLLDKNLDPKISDFGLAKLDEEENTHISTRVAGTLGYMAPEYAMRGYLTDKADVYSFGIVALEIVSGKSNTSHRTKEDTVYLLDWALVLKEKGTLLELVDPKLGQDYNKEEAITMINVALLCSNVSAAVRPAMSSVVSMLEGKAVVQDIDIPDESMSTDEKKIEQMRRHFQDINEQEISETRTLSMDGPWTAASTSAGDLYPVSLDSDYLKGRE from the exons ATGTCCTTCTCGAGGCTTCTTTTTGCTTCACTCGTTGCCTTTTGTCTCGCAACATTTGCTTCTGGGGCTACTCGTTTACCCGACGATGAAG TTGAAGCTCTGCGTGACATGGCAAAGACAATAGGCAAGACAAATTGGAATTTCAGTGCTGATCCTTGTGGTGGTCAATGGGGTTGGGTTGATCCAAATCCGGTGAAAGGGAATGAAAACGCCGTATCCTGCGACTGCACCTTCTCAAATGGCACCATCTGCCATGTCATTAGCAT AGTTCTGAAGACCCAGAATCTTGAAGGCAGTCTTCCACGGGATTTGGGCAGGTTCCCTTACCTCCAAGAAAT TGACTTGTCACGTAACTACCTCAACGGTACCATCCCTGCAGAATGGGGAGCCACGCCACTAGCTACCAT TTCTATTATAGGAAATCGATTAACCGGCCCAATCCCAAAAGAAATTGGAAACATCAGCACTCTTGCAAACTT CACTGTCGAGTTTAATCAGCTTTCAGGAGTTCTGCCACCAGAGCTTGGAAATTTGACTCGCTTAGAAAAAAT GCATCTATCCTCTAACAACTTTACTGGGCAGCTGCCAACAACATTTGAAAATCTTACCACAATGAAGGATTT cCGAATTGGTGATAACAGCTTCACAGGTCAGATACCGAATCTTATTCAGAAATGGACAAACCTGGAGAAACT AGTGATACAAGGTAGTGGTCTAAGCGGGCCGATTCCATCAGGCATTGCTCTTCTGGAAAAGATGGTTGATCT GAGAATCAGTGATCTGCAGGGAAATGGAACTGAAGCCCCATTTCCACCATTAActaatatgaaaaaactaaagacaCT GATACTGAGGAGTTGCAATATTATTGGACCACTACCTGACTTTGTTGGAGAATTGCTCAAATTGACAACCTT AGACCTCAGCTTTAACAAACTTATTGGAGAAATTCCAAGCAACTTTAGTGGTCTAAGAAAAGTTGATTACAT ATATTTAACGGGGAATCAGCTAAATGGAACCGTACCGGACTGGATAATTAAGGATGGAGAATCTGT TGATCTTTCCTACAACAATTTCAGAAATGAAAGCTCATGTCTACAGCGCACAGT AAACTTATTTGGCAGCGCTTCAATGGGCAACGTCTC CGGAAGTACTGTTCCATGCTTAAGAAGCTTTCATTGTCCAAAAC AATTCTATTCCCTCCACATAAATTGTGGAGGAAAAGAAGCAAATATTGAAGGGAACATATATGAAGATGATACAGATCCAGCCGGATCATCAAGATTCTACCAGAGTAGAACTAACTGGGGAGTTAGTACCACTGGTCACTTCATGGACGATGCCCGTTCCTCAGATTCCTACACATGGACGAATGCAACCAAACTCTCCGCAAATACATCATCACTTTACATGGATGCACGCCTTTCTCCAATCTCTCTGACTTATTATGGTTTCTGTATGGGAAGTGGGAGCTACACAGTTACCCTTCACTTCGCAGAGATAATGTTTACTGATGACAAGACACACAGCAGCCTTGGCAGGCGATTTTTTGATATCTATATCCAG GGAAAGCTTGTACAAAAGGATTTCAGTATCCAGGAAGAAGCAGGCGGTGTTGGTAAggcaattataaaaaattttactgCCATTGTAACTGGAAATGCATTGGAGATACGCTTTTATTGGGCTGGAAAAGGGACAACTGCGGTGCCTGTTAGAGGAGTTTATGGACCTCTCATATCGGCTATTTCTGTGACACCTG ATTTTGTACCTCCTTCAGAAAATAGCAGTAGTAATGGTACATCTGCTGGCACTGTGGCTGGCATTGTGGCTGCAGTAGTGGTTGTCATCTTCCTGATTCTAGGAATTCTCTGGTGGAAAGGTTGTTTAGGACAGAAGATCAGTATGCGTCATG ATTTGAAGGGCCTAGAATTAAAAACAGGTTCATTTACATTGAGGCAAATTAAAGCTGCTACAAACAACTTCGATCCTGCTAATAAAATTGGAGAAGGTGGTTTTGGTCCTGTTTACAAG GGTGTTCTATCAGATGGAACCGTAATTGCTGTAAAGCAGCTTTCCTCCAAATCAAAACAAGGAAACCGTGAGTTTGTGAATGAGATTGGCATGATTTCTGCTCTGCAACACCCTCATCTTGTAAAGCTTCACGGATGCTGCATTGAAGGCAATCAATTATTGTTGGTGTATGAGTACATGGAAAATAACAGCCTTGCTCGTGCTTTGTTTG GTCGTGAAGAATACCAGCTGAATTTGGATTGGGCAACAAGGCACAAGATTTGTGTTGGTATAGCAAAAGGTTTAGCTTATCTTCATGAAGAATCAAGATTGAAGATCGTGCATAGAGACATCAAGGCCACCAATGTGTTGCTTGATAAGAATCTAGACCCAAAGATATCTGACTTTGGGCTAGCCAAACTTGATGAAGAGGAAAACACCCACATAAGCACCCGAGTTGCCGGAACCCT CGGGTATATGGCTCCTGAATATGCAATGCGGGGTTATTTGACTGACAAAGCAGATGTCTACAGTTTCGGAATCGTTGCCTTGGAAATTGTCAGTGGGAAGAGCAATACTAGTCATCGAACAAAGGAGGACACTGTTTATCTTCTTGATTGG gcattggttttgaaggagAAAGGGACTTTGCTGGAGCTTGTTGATCCAAAACTAGGCCAAGACTACAACAAAGAAGAGGCGATAACAATGATTAATGTGGCTCTCCTCTGCAGTAATGTCTCTGCAGCAGTTAGGCCGGCGATGTCTTCAGTAGTAAGCATGCTCGAAGGAAAGGCTGTTGTTCAAGATATTGACATTCCAGATGAAAGCATGTCAACGGATGAGAAGAAGATTGAACAAATGAGGAGGCATTTTCAAGATATCAACGAACAGGAAATAAGTGAGACTCGTACTCTGTCAATGGATGGACCGTGGACTGCTGCTTCTACATCTGCTGGCGATCTTTATCCAGTCTCTTTGGATTCTGACTATTTGAAGGGTAGAGAGTAG
- the LOC18095426 gene encoding probable leucine-rich repeat receptor-like serine/threonine-protein kinase At3g14840 isoform X2 produces the protein MSFSRLLFASLVAFCLATFASGATRLPDDEVEALRDMAKTIGKTNWNFSADPCGGQWGWVDPNPVKGNENAVSCDCTFSNGTICHVISIVLKTQNLEGSLPRDLGRFPYLQEIDLSRNYLNGTIPAEWGATPLATITVEFNQLSGVLPPELGNLTRLEKMHLSSNNFTGQLPTTFENLTTMKDFRIGDNSFTGQIPNLIQKWTNLEKLVIQGSGLSGPIPSGIALLEKMVDLRISDLQGNGTEAPFPPLTNMKKLKTLILRSCNIIGPLPDFVGELLKLTTLDLSFNKLIGEIPSNFSGLRKVDYIYLTGNQLNGTVPDWIIKDGESVDLSYNNFRNESSCLQRTVNLFGSASMGNVSGSTVPCLRSFHCPKQFYSLHINCGGKEANIEGNIYEDDTDPAGSSRFYQSRTNWGVSTTGHFMDDARSSDSYTWTNATKLSANTSSLYMDARLSPISLTYYGFCMGSGSYTVTLHFAEIMFTDDKTHSSLGRRFFDIYIQGKLVQKDFSIQEEAGGVGKAIIKNFTAIVTGNALEIRFYWAGKGTTAVPVRGVYGPLISAISVTPDFVPPSENSSSNGTSAGTVAGIVAAVVVVIFLILGILWWKGCLGQKISMRHDLKGLELKTGSFTLRQIKAATNNFDPANKIGEGGFGPVYKGVLSDGTVIAVKQLSSKSKQGNREFVNEIGMISALQHPHLVKLHGCCIEGNQLLLVYEYMENNSLARALFGREEYQLNLDWATRHKICVGIAKGLAYLHEESRLKIVHRDIKATNVLLDKNLDPKISDFGLAKLDEEENTHISTRVAGTLGYMAPEYAMRGYLTDKADVYSFGIVALEIVSGKSNTSHRTKEDTVYLLDWALVLKEKGTLLELVDPKLGQDYNKEEAITMINVALLCSNVSAAVRPAMSSVVSMLEGKAVVQDIDIPDESMSTDEKKIEQMRRHFQDINEQEISETRTLSMDGPWTAASTSAGDLYPVSLDSDYLKGRE, from the exons ATGTCCTTCTCGAGGCTTCTTTTTGCTTCACTCGTTGCCTTTTGTCTCGCAACATTTGCTTCTGGGGCTACTCGTTTACCCGACGATGAAG TTGAAGCTCTGCGTGACATGGCAAAGACAATAGGCAAGACAAATTGGAATTTCAGTGCTGATCCTTGTGGTGGTCAATGGGGTTGGGTTGATCCAAATCCGGTGAAAGGGAATGAAAACGCCGTATCCTGCGACTGCACCTTCTCAAATGGCACCATCTGCCATGTCATTAGCAT AGTTCTGAAGACCCAGAATCTTGAAGGCAGTCTTCCACGGGATTTGGGCAGGTTCCCTTACCTCCAAGAAAT TGACTTGTCACGTAACTACCTCAACGGTACCATCCCTGCAGAATGGGGAGCCACGCCACTAGCTACCAT CACTGTCGAGTTTAATCAGCTTTCAGGAGTTCTGCCACCAGAGCTTGGAAATTTGACTCGCTTAGAAAAAAT GCATCTATCCTCTAACAACTTTACTGGGCAGCTGCCAACAACATTTGAAAATCTTACCACAATGAAGGATTT cCGAATTGGTGATAACAGCTTCACAGGTCAGATACCGAATCTTATTCAGAAATGGACAAACCTGGAGAAACT AGTGATACAAGGTAGTGGTCTAAGCGGGCCGATTCCATCAGGCATTGCTCTTCTGGAAAAGATGGTTGATCT GAGAATCAGTGATCTGCAGGGAAATGGAACTGAAGCCCCATTTCCACCATTAActaatatgaaaaaactaaagacaCT GATACTGAGGAGTTGCAATATTATTGGACCACTACCTGACTTTGTTGGAGAATTGCTCAAATTGACAACCTT AGACCTCAGCTTTAACAAACTTATTGGAGAAATTCCAAGCAACTTTAGTGGTCTAAGAAAAGTTGATTACAT ATATTTAACGGGGAATCAGCTAAATGGAACCGTACCGGACTGGATAATTAAGGATGGAGAATCTGT TGATCTTTCCTACAACAATTTCAGAAATGAAAGCTCATGTCTACAGCGCACAGT AAACTTATTTGGCAGCGCTTCAATGGGCAACGTCTC CGGAAGTACTGTTCCATGCTTAAGAAGCTTTCATTGTCCAAAAC AATTCTATTCCCTCCACATAAATTGTGGAGGAAAAGAAGCAAATATTGAAGGGAACATATATGAAGATGATACAGATCCAGCCGGATCATCAAGATTCTACCAGAGTAGAACTAACTGGGGAGTTAGTACCACTGGTCACTTCATGGACGATGCCCGTTCCTCAGATTCCTACACATGGACGAATGCAACCAAACTCTCCGCAAATACATCATCACTTTACATGGATGCACGCCTTTCTCCAATCTCTCTGACTTATTATGGTTTCTGTATGGGAAGTGGGAGCTACACAGTTACCCTTCACTTCGCAGAGATAATGTTTACTGATGACAAGACACACAGCAGCCTTGGCAGGCGATTTTTTGATATCTATATCCAG GGAAAGCTTGTACAAAAGGATTTCAGTATCCAGGAAGAAGCAGGCGGTGTTGGTAAggcaattataaaaaattttactgCCATTGTAACTGGAAATGCATTGGAGATACGCTTTTATTGGGCTGGAAAAGGGACAACTGCGGTGCCTGTTAGAGGAGTTTATGGACCTCTCATATCGGCTATTTCTGTGACACCTG ATTTTGTACCTCCTTCAGAAAATAGCAGTAGTAATGGTACATCTGCTGGCACTGTGGCTGGCATTGTGGCTGCAGTAGTGGTTGTCATCTTCCTGATTCTAGGAATTCTCTGGTGGAAAGGTTGTTTAGGACAGAAGATCAGTATGCGTCATG ATTTGAAGGGCCTAGAATTAAAAACAGGTTCATTTACATTGAGGCAAATTAAAGCTGCTACAAACAACTTCGATCCTGCTAATAAAATTGGAGAAGGTGGTTTTGGTCCTGTTTACAAG GGTGTTCTATCAGATGGAACCGTAATTGCTGTAAAGCAGCTTTCCTCCAAATCAAAACAAGGAAACCGTGAGTTTGTGAATGAGATTGGCATGATTTCTGCTCTGCAACACCCTCATCTTGTAAAGCTTCACGGATGCTGCATTGAAGGCAATCAATTATTGTTGGTGTATGAGTACATGGAAAATAACAGCCTTGCTCGTGCTTTGTTTG GTCGTGAAGAATACCAGCTGAATTTGGATTGGGCAACAAGGCACAAGATTTGTGTTGGTATAGCAAAAGGTTTAGCTTATCTTCATGAAGAATCAAGATTGAAGATCGTGCATAGAGACATCAAGGCCACCAATGTGTTGCTTGATAAGAATCTAGACCCAAAGATATCTGACTTTGGGCTAGCCAAACTTGATGAAGAGGAAAACACCCACATAAGCACCCGAGTTGCCGGAACCCT CGGGTATATGGCTCCTGAATATGCAATGCGGGGTTATTTGACTGACAAAGCAGATGTCTACAGTTTCGGAATCGTTGCCTTGGAAATTGTCAGTGGGAAGAGCAATACTAGTCATCGAACAAAGGAGGACACTGTTTATCTTCTTGATTGG gcattggttttgaaggagAAAGGGACTTTGCTGGAGCTTGTTGATCCAAAACTAGGCCAAGACTACAACAAAGAAGAGGCGATAACAATGATTAATGTGGCTCTCCTCTGCAGTAATGTCTCTGCAGCAGTTAGGCCGGCGATGTCTTCAGTAGTAAGCATGCTCGAAGGAAAGGCTGTTGTTCAAGATATTGACATTCCAGATGAAAGCATGTCAACGGATGAGAAGAAGATTGAACAAATGAGGAGGCATTTTCAAGATATCAACGAACAGGAAATAAGTGAGACTCGTACTCTGTCAATGGATGGACCGTGGACTGCTGCTTCTACATCTGCTGGCGATCTTTATCCAGTCTCTTTGGATTCTGACTATTTGAAGGGTAGAGAGTAG